A window of Nicotiana tabacum cultivar K326 chromosome 24, ASM71507v2, whole genome shotgun sequence contains these coding sequences:
- the LOC107785002 gene encoding uncharacterized protein LOC107785002, giving the protein MDAQQQQRQQGAPQIPRPGAGAGAGGGDFTPILTVLVSFIAIFVLIVAPSMSTLNNSLSILHQVPEGHVGVYWRGGALLNTITDPGFHLKLPFITQFEPIQVTLQTDLVRDIPCGTKGGVMINFDKIEVVNRLRKDHVYDTLLNYGVNYDNTWIYDKIHHEINQFCSGHSLQQVYIDMFDQIDEKMKDALQADCTRYAPGIEILSVRITKPSIPESIRRNFENMEQERTKVLIAVERQRVAEKEAETQKKIAISEAERNAHVSKIQMEQKLMEKDSARKQEEIANSMYLAREKSLSDAAYYRTMREAEANKLKLTPEFLELRFIEAIANNSKIFFGNKVPNMVLDQRLLGNFLQEVVPHQES; this is encoded by the exons ATGGATGCACAACAACAGCAGAGACAACAAGGTGCTCCCCAAATCCCAAGGCCCGGCGCCGGCGCCGGAGCTGGTGGTGGAGACTTTACTCCCATTCTCACCGTGCTTGTGTCCTTCATCGCCATTTTCGTATTG ATAGTGGCTCCTTCAATGTCAACATTAAATAATAGTTTATCCATTTTACATCAAGTGCCGGAAGGTCATGTTGGAGTCTATTGGAGAGGAGGTGCCCTTTTGAATACAATAACTGATCCAG GTTTTCATTTGAAACTGCCCTTTATAACTCAGTTTGAACCCATTCAAGTTACTCTTCAAACAGATTTG GTTAGGGATATTCCTTGTGGGACCAAAGGAGGCGTGATGATCAACTTTGACAAAATAGAA GTCGTTAACCGCCTTCGTAAGGACCACGTGTATGATACTCTACTGAATTATGGGGTCAATTATGATAATACATGGATATATGACAAGATCCACCATGAGATCAATCAGTTCTGCAGTGGTCACAGCCTTCAACAAGTTTATATTGACATGTTTGATCAG ATCGATGAAAAAATGAAAGATGCTCTTCAGGCCGATTGCACACGATATGCTCCCGGTATTGAGATTCTCAGTGTGCGTATTACAAAACCTTCCATCCCAGAAAGCATAAGACGAAATTTTGAGAACATGGAACAGGAGCGCACCAAG GTCTTGATTGCAGTAGAGAGACAGAGAGTTGCTGAGAAGGAAGCAGAGACGCAGAAAAAAATAGCAATTAGTGAAGCTGAAAGAAATGCTCATGTTAGTAAGATCCAGATGGAACAGAAGTTGATGGAAAAAGATAGTGCAAGGAAACAAGAGGAAATTGCGAATTCAATGTACCTAGCTCGTGAAAAGAGCCTGTCAGATGCAGCTTACTATCG AACAATGAGAGAAGCAGAAGCGAACAAGCTGAAGCTTACTCCAGAATTTCTAGAGCTGCGATTCATTGAAGCTATAGCCAACAACTCCAAGATCTTCTTTGGTAACAAG GTGCCCAACATGGTTCTTGACCAAAGGCTACTTGGAAACTTTTTGCAAGAGGTTGTACCACACCAGGAGTCTTAG